In Lentibacillus amyloliquefaciens, one DNA window encodes the following:
- the dtd gene encoding D-aminoacyl-tRNA deacylase, with protein MKAVIQRSEGASVTVEGSTTGAIEHGLVVLLGVTHDDDEEDADYLANKLVHLRIFDDENGKMNKSLQDEAGKVLSISQFTLYADTRKGRRPNYLNAAKPDQANELYQYFNQQVQQHGIEVETGQFGGMMQVQLTNSGPVTIILDSHDK; from the coding sequence ATGAAAGCAGTGATTCAGCGATCGGAAGGAGCAAGTGTAACTGTTGAAGGTTCAACAACAGGTGCGATCGAGCACGGGCTGGTTGTCCTTCTTGGTGTAACACATGATGATGATGAGGAAGACGCCGATTATTTGGCAAATAAGCTGGTTCATTTAAGGATTTTTGATGATGAAAATGGCAAAATGAACAAATCATTACAAGATGAAGCCGGAAAAGTTTTGTCGATATCGCAGTTCACCCTTTATGCGGATACACGTAAAGGACGGCGGCCAAATTATTTGAATGCTGCCAAACCTGATCAGGCAAACGAACTTTACCAGTATTTTAATCAGCAAGTTCAACAGCATGGTATTGAAGTTGAAACAGGCCAATTTGGTGGGATGATGCAGGTACAGCTGACAAATTCCGGTCCTGTTACCATAATTCTGGATAGCCATGACAAATAG